DNA sequence from the Candidatus Hydrogenedentota bacterium genome:
GCCCGATTCCCTCCTCTGGCCGAGCCTCGCGTGTCCAAAGAGGATGGTGTGTGCGCTCGGTGTGGGCTTCGGGATGCGGCATCAACCCGAACACGCGCCCGGTCGTGTCACAAATGCCCGCCACGTCGTCAATCGATCCGTTCGGGTTGGCCGGGAAGTCGCCGCGCGCCGCTTCGCCGTCGTGCAGGCAGTAGCGCAATACGATCATGCCGCGATCGCCAAGCGATTTGAGTACGTCCGCGTCGCGCGGGATAAACTTGCCCTCGCCGTGGCGCACGGGCAATTCGAGTTGGTCCAATCCCTTTACCCAAACGCATGAGGTGTTCTTCGCGGTCTTTAAGTGTACCCACCGATCTTCGAAGCGCCCCGAGTCGTTGTGCGTCAGCGTCACTTCCTGCCGGAAATCGCCTTCGAGCATGGGGAGCATGCCCATCTTCACGAGCACTTGGAATCCGTTGCAGATGCCGATGACAAGCTTTCCCTCCGCGACAAACCGCCTGAGCGCGTCGCCCAGCTTGTAGCGGAGCCGGTTCGCCAATATCTTTCCCGATGCAACGTCGTCGCCGAATGAGAACCCGCCGGGCACCGCGAGTATCCGGTACTCCTTCAGCATGGCGGGCCGCGCAATGACGTCATTGAGGTGAACGCGGACCGGTCCCGCGCCCGCGCGTGCGAACGCGTCGGCCGTTTCATGGTCGCAATTGATACCGAATCCGGTCAGGATGAGTGCGCGTGTCGTGGTGCTCATAATTAATCCATCGCTACCAGCGGAGCGTGCGTTGCCACGCTTCTTTCAATTCGGGAAGGCTTGCCTCGTCCGCGTAACCGTCGCGTCCGCGGATGCGAAGCACCTCGAGCGGAATTACGGAGCCTATCCGCGTTACCGGGACGCCGTCCATGGCGGACTCAAACTCCGCGGCTTTCGCAGCGGGCACAGTAACCACGAAGCGGCTTTGCGATTCGCTGAACATCGCGATCACATCGTTCGCGGCCGGTATCTTCGTTAGGTCAATCTCCATGCCGAACCCGCCTGCGAACGCCGACTCGGCAAGCGCTGCGCCGAGTCCGCCGTC
Encoded proteins:
- the purQ gene encoding phosphoribosylformylglycinamidine synthase I — its product is MSTTTRALILTGFGINCDHETADAFARAGAGPVRVHLNDVIARPAMLKEYRILAVPGGFSFGDDVASGKILANRLRYKLGDALRRFVAEGKLVIGICNGFQVLVKMGMLPMLEGDFRQEVTLTHNDSGRFEDRWVHLKTAKNTSCVWVKGLDQLELPVRHGEGKFIPRDADVLKSLGDRGMIVLRYCLHDGEAARGDFPANPNGSIDDVAGICDTTGRVFGLMPHPEAHTERTHHPLWTREARPEEGIGLRVFRNAVEYAERELLG